In Desulfofundulus kuznetsovii DSM 6115, the following are encoded in one genomic region:
- a CDS encoding toprim domain-containing protein, translating into MSSIPCSAEEVKSWLESVLPRPIKWRGDEGQTHCPLDTHGGPDNNPSFTVNAAKGTWYCHKEKLGGGLKELARRLGVDPPFESNRAKAAGSNQKKAARRRIVATYDYRDVDGNLVYQVVRYEPKDFRQRRPDPANPGKWVWNMKGVSPLPYRLPELLAALERGETVFIVEGEKDADNLAALGLAATCNHGGAGKWNEHHSEYFPAGAEVVVLADNDDPGREHSRKVANQLAERGCQVKVVELPGLPPKGDVSDWLAAGHTRDELLNLVEQAEYWQPEPQEQNIYSEWQEALAGTRYQINGGYLCYQRFLPNGDVELVPIANFLARPRREIVRDNGLEREMTFELEGILVGGQPLPPVIVPAEKFASLSWVPAAWGMAANVEPGSTNKDRVRHAIQCMARGVKRETVYTHLGWRKLGGRWVFLHAGGAVGADDVLVDVETEGGGLSRYVLPEEAGDPADAMSWSLKTLEVAPENVTIPLFAKVYLAPLCEPLRQAGIEPAFVTWLLGQTGAMKSTLAGLCLCHFGTFTGKELPACFRDTANAIEKKAFVAKDVLLVVDDYHPAGKDDARKMLAIAEQFLRSYGDRYGRSRMKADTTLRAAYVPRGLCLATGEDVPGAAQSTTARYFAVELKKGDVKVELLTELQDNKEQLARAMRGYLEYVAPNMDKLPGELKEAFHVLREKARKDGQHARIPEVVAWLYIGLNAGLEYAVHTGAIGQDERERWLKTGWHVLLELAEKQARRIEEEKPAVKFINALSEMLAAGEVKTELLVSWREDEPEAKALPDNFIGWEDRDWFYLLPETVYRRVVRFYRDQDVNFPVTARTLWKHLEAEGLIFVAREGNRTQRTVRETIAGKRQRVLKLKADAVKKNDSLI; encoded by the coding sequence ATGTCCAGTATACCATGTTCGGCGGAAGAAGTTAAGAGCTGGCTTGAATCCGTTTTGCCCCGCCCAATTAAGTGGCGTGGTGACGAGGGGCAAACCCATTGCCCCCTGGATACCCACGGTGGCCCGGACAATAACCCCAGCTTTACCGTGAACGCAGCGAAAGGGACCTGGTACTGCCACAAGGAGAAGCTGGGCGGCGGCCTTAAGGAGCTGGCCCGGCGGTTGGGAGTGGACCCGCCATTCGAGAGCAATCGGGCGAAGGCGGCTGGGAGCAACCAGAAGAAGGCGGCCCGGCGACGGATTGTGGCTACTTACGACTACCGGGACGTTGACGGCAACCTGGTTTACCAGGTTGTTCGCTATGAACCGAAGGACTTTCGCCAGCGGCGGCCGGACCCGGCTAACCCCGGTAAGTGGGTCTGGAACATGAAAGGCGTTTCCCCGCTTCCCTACAGGCTGCCGGAGCTGCTGGCGGCCCTGGAGCGGGGCGAGACCGTTTTCATTGTCGAAGGTGAAAAAGATGCGGACAACCTGGCTGCCCTGGGGCTGGCCGCAACCTGCAACCACGGCGGGGCGGGCAAGTGGAACGAACACCATTCGGAGTATTTCCCGGCCGGGGCTGAAGTGGTGGTCCTGGCTGACAACGACGACCCCGGCCGGGAGCACTCCCGGAAGGTGGCCAACCAGTTAGCTGAACGCGGCTGCCAGGTGAAGGTGGTGGAACTGCCCGGCCTGCCCCCGAAAGGTGACGTTTCGGACTGGCTGGCGGCTGGCCATACCAGGGACGAGCTTTTGAACTTGGTGGAACAGGCCGAATACTGGCAACCGGAACCCCAGGAGCAGAACATATACAGCGAATGGCAGGAGGCCCTGGCCGGAACACGTTACCAGATAAACGGCGGGTACCTTTGCTATCAAAGGTTTCTCCCGAATGGTGACGTTGAACTAGTCCCGATTGCGAATTTCCTGGCCCGGCCCCGGCGGGAGATTGTCCGCGACAACGGCCTGGAGAGGGAAATGACCTTCGAGCTGGAGGGTATCCTTGTTGGCGGGCAACCGCTCCCCCCGGTTATCGTCCCGGCCGAAAAGTTTGCTTCCCTTTCCTGGGTGCCAGCGGCCTGGGGCATGGCCGCGAACGTGGAACCCGGCAGCACGAACAAAGACCGGGTGCGGCATGCCATCCAGTGCATGGCCAGGGGGGTGAAGCGCGAAACCGTATACACTCACCTGGGCTGGCGTAAACTTGGCGGCCGGTGGGTTTTCCTGCATGCCGGCGGCGCGGTGGGTGCTGATGACGTGCTGGTTGACGTTGAAACCGAGGGCGGCGGCCTTTCCCGCTACGTTTTGCCGGAAGAAGCGGGAGACCCGGCAGATGCCATGAGCTGGAGCTTGAAAACCCTTGAAGTGGCCCCGGAGAACGTGACCATCCCGCTTTTCGCGAAGGTTTACCTGGCCCCCTTGTGCGAACCCCTGCGGCAGGCGGGAATTGAACCGGCTTTTGTAACCTGGCTGCTGGGGCAAACGGGTGCGATGAAATCCACCCTCGCGGGACTATGCCTTTGCCACTTCGGTACGTTCACGGGCAAGGAGCTGCCGGCCTGCTTCCGGGACACGGCGAACGCGATTGAGAAAAAGGCTTTCGTTGCAAAAGATGTGCTGCTGGTTGTTGACGATTACCACCCTGCAGGCAAAGACGATGCGCGGAAGATGCTGGCAATTGCGGAGCAATTTTTGCGCAGCTACGGTGACAGATACGGGCGCAGCAGGATGAAAGCCGACACCACCCTGCGGGCGGCTTATGTCCCCCGCGGGCTTTGCCTGGCCACGGGTGAGGACGTCCCCGGCGCGGCGCAGAGCACGACGGCCCGGTATTTTGCCGTAGAGCTGAAGAAAGGTGACGTGAAAGTTGAACTGCTGACGGAGCTACAGGACAATAAAGAACAACTGGCCCGAGCGATGCGCGGCTATCTGGAATACGTGGCCCCTAACATGGACAAGCTGCCGGGCGAACTCAAAGAGGCATTCCACGTCCTGCGCGAAAAGGCCCGGAAGGACGGCCAGCATGCACGAATCCCGGAAGTTGTGGCCTGGCTTTATATCGGATTGAATGCCGGGCTGGAGTATGCTGTTCACACCGGAGCAATCGGCCAGGACGAGCGGGAGCGGTGGCTGAAAACCGGCTGGCATGTACTGCTGGAGCTGGCCGAGAAACAGGCCCGGCGCATTGAAGAAGAAAAGCCAGCGGTGAAATTCATCAATGCGCTTTCAGAAATGTTGGCGGCGGGCGAGGTAAAAACGGAACTGCTTGTTTCCTGGCGGGAAGATGAACCCGAAGCGAAGGCGTTGCCCGATAACTTCATCGGCTGGGAGGATAGGGATTGGTTTTACTTGCTACCCGAGACGGTTTACCGGCGAGTGGTGCGTTTCTACCGTGACCAGGACGTTAACTTCCCGGTGACGGCCCGGACCCTGTGGAAGCATTTAGAGGCGGAGGGGCTGATTTTTGTGGCACGGGAAGGAAATCGAACACAAAGGACTGTTCGGGAGACCATTGCCGGGAAACGGCAACGGGTTTTAAAACTCAAAGCTGATGCGGTTAAGAAAAACGACTCTCTTATATGA
- a CDS encoding sigma factor-like helix-turn-helix DNA-binding protein, translating to MSTLPAYIRRFCKDVLRQYPLFKQELAALEEEKKAVAESLPVATWREAASRQAIGDPTSRQAFRLLRLEERWRQVRFYAQAVEDLLAYLEEEQRKLVELHFFDGYPPWRVAQELGMSESSFFRYEKEILTLLAHRLGL from the coding sequence TTGTCCACACTCCCAGCATACATCCGGCGGTTTTGCAAGGACGTGCTGCGTCAATACCCGCTTTTCAAGCAGGAGCTGGCTGCACTCGAAGAAGAGAAAAAGGCCGTGGCCGAATCCCTGCCCGTGGCCACGTGGCGGGAGGCAGCCAGCAGACAGGCCATCGGTGACCCCACCAGCAGGCAGGCTTTCCGGCTGTTGCGGCTGGAAGAGCGGTGGCGGCAGGTGCGTTTCTACGCCCAGGCCGTGGAGGACCTGCTTGCCTACCTGGAGGAAGAACAGCGAAAACTGGTGGAACTGCACTTCTTCGACGGTTACCCTCCCTGGAGGGTGGCCCAGGAGCTGGGGATGAGCGAATCAAGTTTTTTCCGGTACGAGAAGGAAATCCTCACCCTGCTGGCCCATAGGTTGGGGCTGTAA